The DNA window TGTCCTGAACACAGCAAAATATGATGTGaatacagacagaaagcagGTTCTCTGTTGCCAAGTTAAAACATTAGCATATAACCTCTTTTTTCTACAACCAGGTACATGAATCGACTGTCAGTAATCATCAGGAGCCTggttgacacaaacaaaaatatattttcagaaaAGCGTTCATTGAGGTTCATAGTTACGACTGTTACGACCAAGTTGCATTTAGAAGCTGTTCGGGAGCGTTCCATCAAATCACATGATCTTTATCTGCTTCTTTATCGACATTTAAGAACAAGAACTTATTCCTTAAAGGATAAGATCACCCAAAcctgaaaattcagtcattaattTCTACTAAGTCCACAAAACCTTTCCGGggattcacagcaaaactgcaGCTTTCAATCTCCTtgagttgttcaggagaatgctgcaacactgttgtttttttttctgtgacaccCCAGAAAGGTcttgtggactacaaaactccACTTGACTTTCCATTATTTGGGTGGACTTGGGTGCAACATGACTGAAAGCTCCAGGAAAGCTCCAGAACATGTtctgtccctctccctcctcaggaACACATCACTCCACAGGCGAGCTTGTGTTTGAATGCATGTcggtctgtgtgtctgtttgcaggtATGCACGCGTGGATGGGTTTTGACTTGTGCACTAAAGTTATTATTGTTGTTCACATTTGGCGTACCTTGTATCATTTTGGCCACGGGGAACCACTTCTTTTTCAAAGGATCATAAAactctgtctcctgctctggAGCTCCTCCTCTGTAGCCTCCGATGGCATAAATACAGCCATGCACAGCCACGGAGCAGTGATAGTATCTGGCTGTGGTCATGGGGCAGCCCTCGGTCCATTCATCATAGTCACAGTTATACACTGACACTGTGTCCAGGGCTTCCACTGTGTTGGTCCTGTAACCACCGGTCACATAGATGTTTGCCCCCAGTAAACTGACGCTGTAGCTCTCCCTGGCGGGCTCAGGCATGTCTTTCCCCTGCACCCAGGTGTTGCTGACAGGATCCCAGATGTGGACCTCACACAGGGGGTGCCAGTAGTATCCTCCGATGACATACATGCTGGAGGACATTTTTCTACTCACGGGCATCTCCTTACCATTAGACCTTATCGCCTGGAAGATCAGGGATTTAAACTTCCCCTCGCTGTTCACCAAGCACTGCCTGTGCACCTCTAAAGCAGCCTTGAAGTAACTCTCATCCAGGTCTATGTGGATGGAGCGCAGGAGGACTGCGGCGTGCAGAACACGATGATCCCAGTCATGTGTCACCCACTTAGCCACGGCTTCCATCAGCACCTCGTCCCTCTGTGAGGAGAGGCTCGCGGCCAAGAGAGCCCCCATCTTCTCCCGATCCAGCTCCAGGaactcctcctgctgcaggatcTCCGTGAACCTGCTCAGCATCACCCTGCGGGCCTCCCTCTCCAGGCCCGGGCACAGGTGCAGCTGGGCAAAGGCGTGCATCCCGAGGCAGTTGTCCACGTCCAGGAGGCGGACGAGGAACTCCTCGCACGCCTGCTTGACGGACACAAACTGGAGGAGATCCGCAGCCTCCAGCAAGCTCTGCACGTTGCTCTCGGTGATGCACACCTGGGCCGTGTAGACATAGTTCACCAGGGCGCCCAGCACCCCGCTGTCCACCCCCCGCAGCTTGATCACGCTGTTGGACTTCTCCCTCATGTCGGCCGTGAACATGACTTTGAAATAGGAGCTGCGGGCCGACAGCAGCGCCCGGTGGCAGCGGAACACCTGTCCGGAGTCGCCGCACTGCAGGGACACGTCGGTGAACAGGCCGCTGGTGTAGAAGCGCCGGAGAGCATCCAGGAGCTCCGCTGCGTGGTCACCGTCGCAGAAGTCGTGCGTGTAGATTCCTTGCATGTGTGTCATGGTgtctggaggaaagaaaataacatttttttaaaaaataaaggcgCGGGGACATGTCCAATTACGCGATCAGCAATATGGAGCTGTCCCGGTCACACGTATTTAATTGGACCACTGCGCAAATATCCCCCTTTTATTAATCAGCCTTACCTCTCATCCTATGTCCATGAACGCCTCGCGCTGGTCGACACTCCACGCCGTCCTtctcttttcaaaacacaagaGCCTCAATTTAGCTCATGCTGGACGGTCGCAGGCAGTCCTATCCTATTTTGGTATTTGTGCGCAGCAGCtgccacccctcctcctcctcctcttctcctctccactacaGCAAGTCCTCGTCAAAACCAAGCCAACCCATTCAAGAGGAATCGCTCCTATCTTTTCCTCCCCAGAGTCTAAATATAACCCACCCAGCCGTCCACTTCAAGTCTCGTGACGCGCTGGCTGACGGCGCGTTAGTGGAGCCAGCAGGCGGAGGAGCATCCCCTCACACCGAATACTAATCTGTATACaaatgagcagcaggaggaggaggagagggaggagaagaagaaggagaaggagccACCGTGCTGTTCTCCATTCATGTTTTGTCCccctcccctttcctcctccattCTTGTCGTTGCCATGGCATTTTGAACCCAGCTCCAGTGTGGCCAAGGCTTTACCTAATCCTAACAAGGATTAACAAGCACAGCGCACAATATTCATTCCTGCGCAAGATCTGAAAGATATGACCGCAAGAGCTGCTCTGAACACCGGAGGGGAAAGGGAGTCTTGATATGGAAGCCCATATCTGCCAATTAAagcccccaaaaaagaaaatgatgaaaaattggctttgatttaaaaaaaaaaaaaaaaaaatagagtgtttttgagataaaaaagTCGCAATTCTTAGATTTAAGAGAAAATCCAAGCAATTAGAATATTCATCTTAATTAcaaattttgactttttaaatctCATAATTATAACTTTTACCTCACAATTTCTCCTTTTACCTTGtaatttagatgttttttctaTCTCATGAAATGGGCATCCCCACTAACCAGAGGCAATCAAGGTTTGTAAAAAGGTTTTACTATAAGGGCCAGCTAGCCCCTGTCCTGgtctaaagctcctgtgctcCTCAGTGCTCCAAGCTCATAGCAATccagaccactagctgcacagctaactgtgcCTATTCgcacatattacacctttaatttCCATGATTCTTATGATGCTCATAAGTTTTTTCAGGTTTATGTTTTAGCTCATCTATTGATTTTTTGGTGGTGACActcaattgattagtcatgtATTTATAGGAAAAGCATAGCCCTATGATACATAATTCAATTATAAGAATTTTTCATTCCATTTTACAAttgtttaatattgttttaattCGTTCAGATTTAGTCATTAGAATGCAAAATGTAGACACAGACTCATTCTTCTGACCTTTGATTAGGTTAAATCAATGGAATACTTTGTCCTTCAGAATgaagttgaagtttttttttaataaaatatatatttaaatatatattcaatgtgaaataaaaaatacactcCATCTCTGTCTTCCGTAGAAGCAAGGAGCCCTTTAGCATGTACTGAGAGATTATGCTCAGTCTATTAAAGGCTGATTTATTAAAGGCACCACTTACAAGGTGAACAGTGTATGAATACAATGTACCTATTGTTCACATTGTTAGTAGGGCCTTTATAATGTCTGGCCTTTTAATGATTTAGCCATATAATTGGCTAAAGTGCTTTTAATACTTTCtttcaatacattttcttaTATTCTTTTCTGGTTTCTGAAGTCCCCTTTCTCAAGTTTTCCAAGTgccccaaaacaaacagtgatctCCTTTCCTTAACTTAATCCTTTAGCGTCACACGGTGAAAACTGGATTTAAGCATCAGAAAAATAGAATGAAATGTCAAAGAACATTCAAACTGAAGCATGACTGATCTTAGAAAGACTGCAGTATTTTGTTGTAaattgttgttggtggtggtctATGTTCCACTATATCTTAGTTCTTCATACTGTTGTGTAGTTTTACTGGAGACAAGGTTTGGTAATACCAGATCGCATAatctgattacaaaaaaaaaaaaattaactatAATTAGAccagaagaaaatgtgtaaTGGGATAACAGTAACATTGTAACGTATcacttgattacatttttgacaacacCTCATAT is part of the Acanthopagrus latus isolate v.2019 chromosome 9, fAcaLat1.1, whole genome shotgun sequence genome and encodes:
- the klhl23 gene encoding kelch-like protein 23; protein product: MRDTMTHMQGIYTHDFCDGDHAAELLDALRRFYTSGLFTDVSLQCGDSGQVFRCHRALLSARSSYFKVMFTADMREKSNSVIKLRGVDSGVLGALVNYVYTAQVCITESNVQSLLEAADLLQFVSVKQACEEFLVRLLDVDNCLGMHAFAQLHLCPGLEREARRVMLSRFTEILQQEEFLELDREKMGALLAASLSSQRDEVLMEAVAKWVTHDWDHRVLHAAVLLRSIHIDLDESYFKAALEVHRQCLVNSEGKFKSLIFQAIRSNGKEMPVSRKMSSSMYVIGGYYWHPLCEVHIWDPVSNTWVQGKDMPEPARESYSVSLLGANIYVTGGYRTNTVEALDTVSVYNCDYDEWTEGCPMTTARYYHCSVAVHGCIYAIGGYRGGAPEQETEFYDPLKKKWFPVAKMIQGVGNATACVVGDKIYVSGGHYGYRGNCTYEKIQVYRSDANEWSIITMTPHPEYGLCSVSLDNMLYLVGGQTTIADCYNMERDEWRPISVMKERRMECGAVVINGCIYVTGGYSYSKGTYLQSIEKYDPQLDSWEIVGTLPSPARSHGCVCVFTV